From Lysobacter auxotrophicus, the proteins below share one genomic window:
- a CDS encoding OmpA family protein, which produces MRASQTLWNPAACADVLGGMPTQAQAVAAPANEPARVTQSFEVSADALFGFDSAKLSDTGAAALESRIMTALNKAEHVEALRVIGYTDRLGSASYNQALSERRALAVKSYLVSRGVPGEAIQAQGVGAADPVVNCPGAKSAKVVECLKPNRRVRIEVVAR; this is translated from the coding sequence ATGCGTGCCAGCCAGACGCTGTGGAACCCGGCCGCATGCGCCGACGTCCTCGGCGGCATGCCGACGCAGGCCCAGGCCGTTGCCGCGCCGGCCAACGAGCCCGCGCGCGTCACGCAGTCGTTCGAAGTCTCGGCCGACGCGCTGTTCGGTTTCGACAGCGCGAAGCTGTCCGACACCGGCGCGGCCGCGCTGGAGAGCCGCATCATGACGGCGCTCAACAAGGCCGAGCACGTCGAGGCCTTGCGCGTGATCGGCTACACCGACCGCCTGGGCAGTGCCAGCTACAACCAGGCGTTGTCCGAACGTCGCGCGCTGGCGGTCAAGTCGTACCTGGTCTCGCGCGGCGTGCCGGGCGAGGCGATCCAGGCGCAGGGCGTTGGCGCGGCCGACCCGGTCGTCAACTGCCCGGGCGCGAAAAGCGCGAAGGTGGTCGAGTGCCTGAAGCCGAACCGCCGCGTGCGGATCGAGGTCGTCGCACGTTGA
- a CDS encoding ShlB/FhaC/HecB family hemolysin secretion/activation protein, with amino-acid sequence MNRSTASAFPRPGLSCLSVLTLAMLHTQAHAAEHGVTSGGLLRQNPGLTRAFGTSDDSSQPSAANADVTQAGDADELRFSVRDFEFDGEMTPEERTRVDAYIAPLRGREMTLSALQVMRAELTELLYHDGESLVRVLLPQQTIEKNGVVQFQIVRGRIERVVVENASQVDTARIEAILHGTGVADPKLRDIDARMRLVRELPGVGRVDATLAPGKYPGGTLVTLTVASGPQLYGMVTGDNAGSVEAGERRIGVIGGTNNLFGRGDRFEAMVYATPNALQTQASDGGQTRLARLSYDTPVGKGASRVGAAVSYVGYRLGGEFEGLGKGSADVASIYATRPVWRTRSDSLDLAASIDHKRLHDDRFGDLLQSDRRSTVASVRADGSGVAGRGRWRRYYRYGMGVSYGGMDMTDLDRTSGDAATRKHTTFVKAAPSASIVVAPVSSLQLSAQVRGQWANRSLDGSERMSLGGPGAVRAYDLNAAAVDNAAVVSLEASHDFIIPNTRVSAFYDGAAGRYRSAMGYDSRPVNLQGAGVGVNWNWKGMQAQVSLARPIGRSSEAPKDDQLWVTVGKSF; translated from the coding sequence GTGAATAGATCCACCGCTTCCGCGTTCCCGCGTCCGGGCTTGTCCTGCCTGTCGGTGCTGACCCTCGCCATGCTGCACACGCAGGCGCACGCGGCCGAACATGGCGTTACCTCCGGCGGGCTGCTTCGCCAGAATCCCGGTCTCACGCGCGCGTTCGGAACCTCCGATGACAGCAGCCAGCCGAGCGCGGCGAATGCGGACGTCACGCAGGCAGGCGATGCCGACGAACTGCGTTTTTCCGTGCGCGATTTCGAGTTCGACGGCGAGATGACGCCGGAAGAGCGCACGCGCGTGGACGCGTACATCGCGCCGCTGCGCGGTCGCGAGATGACGCTGAGCGCGCTTCAGGTCATGCGCGCCGAGTTGACGGAACTGCTGTACCACGACGGCGAATCGCTCGTGCGCGTGCTGCTGCCGCAGCAGACGATCGAAAAGAACGGCGTCGTGCAATTCCAGATCGTGCGCGGGCGCATCGAGCGCGTCGTCGTCGAAAACGCCTCACAGGTGGACACCGCGCGCATCGAGGCGATCCTGCACGGCACCGGCGTCGCCGACCCCAAACTGCGCGACATCGACGCACGCATGCGCCTGGTGCGCGAGCTGCCGGGCGTCGGCCGCGTCGATGCGACGCTTGCGCCGGGCAAGTACCCCGGCGGCACGCTCGTTACCCTGACGGTCGCGTCCGGGCCGCAGCTCTACGGCATGGTCACCGGCGACAACGCGGGTTCGGTCGAAGCCGGCGAGCGCCGCATCGGCGTGATCGGCGGCACCAACAACCTGTTCGGTCGCGGCGATCGCTTCGAAGCGATGGTCTACGCCACGCCCAACGCCTTGCAGACGCAGGCGTCCGACGGCGGCCAGACGCGACTGGCGCGCCTGTCGTACGACACGCCGGTGGGGAAGGGCGCCTCGCGCGTGGGCGCCGCTGTTTCGTACGTGGGCTATCGGCTCGGCGGCGAGTTCGAAGGCCTCGGCAAGGGCTCGGCGGATGTCGCCAGCATCTACGCGACGCGGCCGGTGTGGCGCACGCGCAGCGACAGCCTCGATCTGGCCGCATCGATCGATCACAAGCGATTGCACGACGACCGCTTCGGCGACCTGCTGCAAAGCGATCGCCGCAGCACGGTGGCGAGTGTGCGCGCGGATGGTTCCGGTGTAGCGGGGCGCGGACGCTGGCGGCGCTATTACCGCTACGGCATGGGTGTCTCGTACGGCGGCATGGACATGACCGACCTGGATCGCACGAGTGGCGACGCCGCGACGCGGAAGCACACCACGTTCGTGAAGGCCGCGCCGTCGGCGAGCATCGTCGTTGCGCCGGTGTCGAGCCTGCAACTCAGCGCGCAGGTGCGCGGGCAGTGGGCCAATCGCAGCCTCGACGGCTCCGAGCGCATGAGCCTCGGCGGCCCCGGCGCGGTGCGCGCGTACGATCTCAACGCCGCCGCCGTCGACAACGCTGCCGTCGTGTCGCTGGAAGCCAGCCACGATTTCATCATTCCCAACACGCGCGTGAGCGCGTTCTACGACGGCGCGGCAGGCCGTTACCGTTCGGCGATGGGGTACGACTCGCGCCCGGTGAACCTGCAGGGCGCGGGCGTCGGCGTGAACTGGAACTGGAAAGGCATGCAGGCGCAGGTCAGCCTCGCGCGCCCGATCGGCCGTTCCAGCGAAGCGCCGAAGGACGACCAGCTGTGGGTGACGGTGGGCAAGTCGTTCTAA